A genomic stretch from Denticeps clupeoides unplaced genomic scaffold, fDenClu1.1, whole genome shotgun sequence includes:
- the LOC114782485 gene encoding complexin-1-like, with translation MNFVMKQALGGATKDMGKMLGGEEEKDPDAERKEEERQEALRQQEEERKAKYARMEAERESVRQGIRDKYGIKKKEEKEAEAQAAMEQASEGSLTRPKKAVPTGCGNDDEEEEGIMDTVMKFLPGPLADMFNKK, from the exons GGGCCACCAAAGACATGGGGAAGATgctgggaggagaggaagagaaggatCCTGACGCGGagaggaaagaggaggagaggcaggaggCGCTacggcagcaggaggaggagcggaAGGCAAAATATGCCCGGATGGAGGCAGAGCGAGAGTCCGTCCGCCAGGGCATCAGAGACAAG TACGGCATCAAGaagaaggaagagaaggaggCAGAGGCTCAGGCTGCAATGGAGCAGGCGTCTGAGGGCTCGCTGACCCGCCCCAAGAAGGCGGTGCCAACCGGGTGTGGCAACGACGACGAAGAGGAAGAAGGCATCATGGACACGGTGATGAAGTTCCTGCCGGGTCCGCTGGCAGACATGTTCAACAAAAAGTAA